In Helicobacter mastomyrinus, a single genomic region encodes these proteins:
- a CDS encoding flavodoxin gives MQKVGLFYGSDGGTTQEVAQRIADKLGDCEVFDVAKAKADDIKGFSNLILATPTYGSGDLQDDWDSFLSGLDEGVFAGKTIALVGVGDQEVYSDTFCNGIAAIYQKVSKQGKIIGQTSTDGYTYDDSEAVVNGKFVGLIIDEVNQEDLSNDRIQNWVNTIKGAFA, from the coding sequence GGAAGTGATGGTGGCACGACACAAGAAGTAGCACAGAGAATCGCCGATAAATTGGGTGATTGTGAAGTATTTGATGTGGCTAAGGCTAAAGCTGATGATATAAAAGGCTTTAGCAATCTTATTTTGGCTACACCTACTTATGGTTCAGGTGATTTGCAAGATGATTGGGATAGTTTTCTTTCAGGCTTAGATGAGGGGGTATTCGCGGGGAAAACTATCGCGCTTGTGGGCGTTGGCGACCAAGAAGTATATAGTGATACATTCTGCAATGGTATCGCTGCGATTTATCAAAAAGTATCAAAGCAAGGCAAAATCATTGGGCAAACAAGCACAGATGGCTATACTTATGATGATAGCGAAGCGGTGGTAAATGGCAAGTTCGTGGGGCTTATCATCGATGAGGTGAATCAAGAGGATTTAAGCAATGATAGAATCCAAAATTGGGTAAATACTATCAAAGGTGCTTTTGCTTAA